The following proteins are encoded in a genomic region of Oncorhynchus kisutch isolate 150728-3 linkage group LG6, Okis_V2, whole genome shotgun sequence:
- the LOC109893133 gene encoding trafficking regulator of GLUT4 1: protein MASNTNVAPSGVEGEQQPEQTVTSQPTSAEHQETAPDSSQSEPKDHLAVISEKMETSNGMCAADSSPTSSISSPKRLQHAKPTNGRARKGSRSGSLLGHGAGSPRPSISRQPSTVTEEDNGKPPRDYLILAILSCFCPLWPINIVALVFSVMSRNSLQLGNVDGARRLGRNAMVLSIVSLVGGVIIIIAAIVLNWGSIIKS from the exons ATGGCTTCCAACACCAATGTTGCCCccagtggagtggagggagaaCAGCAGCCAGAGCAGACTGTCACCTCCCAGCCAACCAGCGCTGAGCACCAAGAGACAGCCCCTGACTCCAGCCAATCAGAACCCAAAGACCACTTGGCAGTAATCAGCGAGAAGATGGAGACCA GTAATGGAATGTGTGCTGCCGACTCCTCGCCCACATCTTCCATCTCGTCCCCCAAGCGACTGCAACACGCAAAACCAACCAACGGCCGGGCGCGGAAAGGAAGCCGCTCTGGGTCCCTGCTGGGTCATGGGGCAGGGTCTCCCAGGCCTTCCATCAGCCGTCAGCCCAGCACTGTGACAGAGGAGGACAACGGCAAGCCCCCTAGAGACTACCTGATCCTGGCCATCCTGTCCTGCTTCTGCCCCTTGTGGCCCATCAACATCGTGGCTCTCGTCTTCTCTGTTATG TCGAGGAACAGCCTGCAGCTGGGGAACGTTGACGGGGCGCGGCGTCTGGGCCGGAACGCAATGGTGCTGTCCATCGTCTCGCTAGTTGGCggggtcatcatcatcatcgcagCCATCGTCTTAAACTGGGGAA GCATAATAAAATCCTGA
- the LOC109893134 gene encoding major vault protein isoform X1, translated as MMTSKNGGSRGGMEFVGHVDVSIIRIPPHHYIHVLDQNTNIARVEIGPLTYIRQNNEKVLFSPARMTMVPPRHYCVVLNPVARDDNGQVLFDPSGQAKLRHADLEIRLTQDPFPLYPGEEIQQNMTALQIVYPDTALRLQALLDFEDAGGEKRVAGDEWLFEGPGTYIPRKEVAVLETIKATVIRENQAIRLRARKEGVDRGGVRRVTGEEWQVRKVGAYLPGAHEEVLDIVNAFILTDKKALHVRATRPFRDAGGRDRRTGEEWLVTMAEREAHIPSVAEEVVGVVNVTTLSSRQYCVILDPVGPDGKPQLGQKRVVKGERSFFLQPGEHLEEGIQDVYILSEEEGLVLRAVEAFNDTQEQEEEEDEGEEERAKLSRRGGVQRRPGDRWMLRGPIEYVPPAAVEVMLRRQAIPLDENEGLYVRDIKTGKVRAVIGHTYMLTQDEELWAKNLPQNVETLLTSTKDPLADRSDRRKEVEMPARDKTEVVSYRVPHNAAVQVYDYREKKARVVFGPEMVMLGPDEQFTVLSLSGDKPKRTNVIKAVCLLLGPDFFTDIITIETADHARLQLQLSYNWHFDLKSPADPSQAAALFSVPDFVGDACKAIASRVRGAVASVQFDDFHKNSNRIICSSVFGFDDKLAVRPSLRFHQNSLVISSVDIQSVEPVDQRTRDSLQKSVQLAIEITTNSQEAAARHEAERLEQEARGRLERQRITDQAEAEKTRKELLELEALSAAVESTGAAKAEAQARAEAACIQGEAAVNEAKLKAEAQRIEAEGELNRLSKAREQELNYKSEMDRLEVEKQQKLAEIESNRFKQLVDSIGADTLQEMARAGPELQVKLLQSLGLKSTLITDGSSPINLFSTANGLLGALSQSPGQ; from the exons ATG ATGACATCCAAGAATGGCGGGAGCAGAGGCGGGATGGAATTTGTGGGGCATGTGGATGTGTCAATCATTCGTATTCCGCCCCACCACTACATCCATGTCCTTGACCAAAACACCAATATCGCCCGTGTGGAGATAGGACCACTCACCTACATCAGACAGAACAATGAGAa AGTGCTGTTCTCCCCCGCGCGAATGACCATGGTCCCTCCTCGCCACTACTGCGTGGTGCTCAACCCTGTCGCTCGCGACGACAACGGACAGGTGCTCTTCGACCCATCGGGACAGGCCAAGCTTCGCCATGCTGACCTGGAGATCCGGCTCACCCAGGACCCTTTCCCCCTCTACCCCGGTGAGGAAATCCAGcag AACATGACAGCACTGCAGATCGTCTACCCAGACACTGCTCTGCGCCTGCAGGCTTTGCTGGACTTTGAGGACgcgggaggagagaagagggttgCCGGAGATGAGTGGCTGTTTGAAGGGCCAG GGACGTACATCCCCAGGAAGGAGGTGGCGGTGCTGGAAACCATCAAGGCCACGGTGATCAGAGAGAACCAGGCCATCCGCCTCCGAGCGCGCAAGGAGGGCGTGGACAGGGGCGGAGTCCGCAGGGTCACTG gtgaggagTGGCAGGTGAGAAAGGTGGGGGCGTATCTACCAGGGGCTCATGAGGAGGTCCTCGACATCGTCAACGCTTTCATCCTCACTGACAAG AAAGCACTGCACGTGCGAGCAACGCGGCCATTCCGTGACGCCGGGGGGCGGGACCGGCGCACTGGGGAAGAGTGGCTCGTTACCATGGCGGAGCGGGAGGCACACATCCCGTCTGTTGCCGAGGAAGTGGTGGGAGTGGTCAACGTGACCACGCTGAGCAGCCGTCAGTACTGTGTGATCCTGGACCCGGTGGGACCAGACGGTAAACCACAGCTGGGTCAGAAGAGGGTGGTCAAG ggGGAGCGTTCGTTCTTCCTGCAGCCAGGGGAGCACTTAGAGGAGGGCATCCAGGATGTTTACATTCTCTCTGAGGAGGAGGGCCTGGTGCTGAGGGCCGTAGAGGCCTTCAACGATACGCAGGAG caggaggaagaggaggatgagggggaggaggagagggccaaGCTCTCCCGGAGGGGTGGAGTCCAACGTCGCCCCGGTGACCGCTGGATGCTACGCGGACCAATCGAGTACGTCCCCCCGGCTGCCGTGGAGGTTATGCTACGGCGACAGGCCATCCCATTGGACGAGAACGAAGGGCTCTATGTCCGAGACATCAAAACAGGAAAG GTCCGTGCTGTGATTGGCCACACTTACATGCTGACGCAGGACGAGGAGCTGTGGGCGAAGAATCTGCCTCAGAATGTTGAGACCCTCCTGACCTCCACAAAGGATCCCCTGGCTGACCGCTCGGACCGCAGAAAGGAAGTAGAGATGCCGGCCCGGGACAAGACTGAGGTGGTGTCCTACAGGGTTCCCCACAACGCTGCCGTGCAGGTCTACGACTACAGGGAGAAGAAGGCCAG ggTGGTGTTTGGGCCAGAGATGGTAATGTTGGGTCCTGATGAGCAGTTTACCGTGCTTTCCCTGTCGGGGGACAAGCCCAAGAGGACCAATGTCATCAAGGCCGTGTGTCTGCTGCTGGGGCCGGACTTCTTCACTGACATCATCACCATAGAGACGGCCGACCACGCACGCCTGCAGCTGCAGCTCAGCTACAACTG gcACTTTGACCTGAAGTCTCCCGCGGACCCGTCCCAGGCTGCGGCTCTGTTCTCGGTACCAGACTTTGTGGGTGATGCCTGTAAAGCCATCGCCTCCCGCGTCAGGGGAGCAGTCGCCTCCGTGCAGTTTGACGACTTTCACAAG AACTCCAACCGGATCATCTGCTCCTCTGTGTTTGGCTTTGATGACAAGCTGGCAGTGCGTCCCAGCCTGCGCTTCCACCAGAACAGTCTGGTCATCAGCAGTGTGGACATCCAGTCAGTGGAGCCGGTGGACCAGAGGACCAGAGACTCCCTGCAGAAGAGTGTCCAGCTGGCCATCGAGATCACCACCAACTCCCAGGAGGCTGCCGCACG ccATGAGGCAGAGCGTCTCGAGCAGGAGGCACGTGGTCGTCTGGAGAGGCAGAGGATCACAGACCAGGCGGAGGCAGAGAAGACCAGGAAAGAGCTGTTGGAGCTGGAGGCCCTCAG TGCGGCGGTGGAGAGTACAGGGGCAGCCAAGGCAGAGGCCCAGGCCAGAGCAGAGGCAGCCTGTATCCAGGGAGAGGCAGCAGTCAACGAGGCTAAACTGAAGGCTGAGGCCCAGAGGATTGAGGCT gagggCGAGCTGAACCGTCTGTCCAAGGCGAGGGAGCAAGAGCTAAACTATAAGTCAGAGATGGATCGTTTGGAAGTGGAGAAACAGCAGAAGCTGGCTGAGATAGAGAGCAACCGCTTTAAACAGCTGGTGGACAGTATCGGCGCCGACACCCTGCAGGAGATGGCCAGAGCCGGCCCCGAGCTACAG gTCAAGCTGCTCCAGTCTCTGGGTTTGAAGTCCACCCTGATCACAGACGGCTCTTCTCCCATCAACCTCTTCAGCACGGCCAACGGCCTTCTGGGAGCTTTATCTCAGAGCCCGGGCcagtga
- the LOC109893134 gene encoding major vault protein isoform X2 has product MMTSKNGGSRGGMEFVGHVDVSIIRIPPHHYIHVLDQNTNIARVEIGPLTYIRQNNEKVLFSPARMTMVPPRHYCVVLNPVARDDNGQVLFDPSGQAKLRHADLEIRLTQDPFPLYPGEEIQQNMTALQIVYPDTALRLQALLDFEDAGGEKRVAGDEWLFEGPGTYIPRKEVAVLETIKATVIRENQAIRLRARKEGVDRGGVRRVTGEEWQVRKVGAYLPGAHEEVLDIVNAFILTDKKALHVRATRPFRDAGGRDRRTGEEWLVTMAEREAHIPSVAEEVVGVVNVTTLSSRQYCVILDPVGPDGKPQLGQKRVVKGERSFFLQPGEHLEEGIQDVYILSEEEGLVLRAVEAFNDTQEEEEEDEGEEERAKLSRRGGVQRRPGDRWMLRGPIEYVPPAAVEVMLRRQAIPLDENEGLYVRDIKTGKVRAVIGHTYMLTQDEELWAKNLPQNVETLLTSTKDPLADRSDRRKEVEMPARDKTEVVSYRVPHNAAVQVYDYREKKARVVFGPEMVMLGPDEQFTVLSLSGDKPKRTNVIKAVCLLLGPDFFTDIITIETADHARLQLQLSYNWHFDLKSPADPSQAAALFSVPDFVGDACKAIASRVRGAVASVQFDDFHKNSNRIICSSVFGFDDKLAVRPSLRFHQNSLVISSVDIQSVEPVDQRTRDSLQKSVQLAIEITTNSQEAAARHEAERLEQEARGRLERQRITDQAEAEKTRKELLELEALSAAVESTGAAKAEAQARAEAACIQGEAAVNEAKLKAEAQRIEAEGELNRLSKAREQELNYKSEMDRLEVEKQQKLAEIESNRFKQLVDSIGADTLQEMARAGPELQVKLLQSLGLKSTLITDGSSPINLFSTANGLLGALSQSPGQ; this is encoded by the exons ATG ATGACATCCAAGAATGGCGGGAGCAGAGGCGGGATGGAATTTGTGGGGCATGTGGATGTGTCAATCATTCGTATTCCGCCCCACCACTACATCCATGTCCTTGACCAAAACACCAATATCGCCCGTGTGGAGATAGGACCACTCACCTACATCAGACAGAACAATGAGAa AGTGCTGTTCTCCCCCGCGCGAATGACCATGGTCCCTCCTCGCCACTACTGCGTGGTGCTCAACCCTGTCGCTCGCGACGACAACGGACAGGTGCTCTTCGACCCATCGGGACAGGCCAAGCTTCGCCATGCTGACCTGGAGATCCGGCTCACCCAGGACCCTTTCCCCCTCTACCCCGGTGAGGAAATCCAGcag AACATGACAGCACTGCAGATCGTCTACCCAGACACTGCTCTGCGCCTGCAGGCTTTGCTGGACTTTGAGGACgcgggaggagagaagagggttgCCGGAGATGAGTGGCTGTTTGAAGGGCCAG GGACGTACATCCCCAGGAAGGAGGTGGCGGTGCTGGAAACCATCAAGGCCACGGTGATCAGAGAGAACCAGGCCATCCGCCTCCGAGCGCGCAAGGAGGGCGTGGACAGGGGCGGAGTCCGCAGGGTCACTG gtgaggagTGGCAGGTGAGAAAGGTGGGGGCGTATCTACCAGGGGCTCATGAGGAGGTCCTCGACATCGTCAACGCTTTCATCCTCACTGACAAG AAAGCACTGCACGTGCGAGCAACGCGGCCATTCCGTGACGCCGGGGGGCGGGACCGGCGCACTGGGGAAGAGTGGCTCGTTACCATGGCGGAGCGGGAGGCACACATCCCGTCTGTTGCCGAGGAAGTGGTGGGAGTGGTCAACGTGACCACGCTGAGCAGCCGTCAGTACTGTGTGATCCTGGACCCGGTGGGACCAGACGGTAAACCACAGCTGGGTCAGAAGAGGGTGGTCAAG ggGGAGCGTTCGTTCTTCCTGCAGCCAGGGGAGCACTTAGAGGAGGGCATCCAGGATGTTTACATTCTCTCTGAGGAGGAGGGCCTGGTGCTGAGGGCCGTAGAGGCCTTCAACGATACGCAGGAG gaggaagaggaggatgagggggaggaggagagggccaaGCTCTCCCGGAGGGGTGGAGTCCAACGTCGCCCCGGTGACCGCTGGATGCTACGCGGACCAATCGAGTACGTCCCCCCGGCTGCCGTGGAGGTTATGCTACGGCGACAGGCCATCCCATTGGACGAGAACGAAGGGCTCTATGTCCGAGACATCAAAACAGGAAAG GTCCGTGCTGTGATTGGCCACACTTACATGCTGACGCAGGACGAGGAGCTGTGGGCGAAGAATCTGCCTCAGAATGTTGAGACCCTCCTGACCTCCACAAAGGATCCCCTGGCTGACCGCTCGGACCGCAGAAAGGAAGTAGAGATGCCGGCCCGGGACAAGACTGAGGTGGTGTCCTACAGGGTTCCCCACAACGCTGCCGTGCAGGTCTACGACTACAGGGAGAAGAAGGCCAG ggTGGTGTTTGGGCCAGAGATGGTAATGTTGGGTCCTGATGAGCAGTTTACCGTGCTTTCCCTGTCGGGGGACAAGCCCAAGAGGACCAATGTCATCAAGGCCGTGTGTCTGCTGCTGGGGCCGGACTTCTTCACTGACATCATCACCATAGAGACGGCCGACCACGCACGCCTGCAGCTGCAGCTCAGCTACAACTG gcACTTTGACCTGAAGTCTCCCGCGGACCCGTCCCAGGCTGCGGCTCTGTTCTCGGTACCAGACTTTGTGGGTGATGCCTGTAAAGCCATCGCCTCCCGCGTCAGGGGAGCAGTCGCCTCCGTGCAGTTTGACGACTTTCACAAG AACTCCAACCGGATCATCTGCTCCTCTGTGTTTGGCTTTGATGACAAGCTGGCAGTGCGTCCCAGCCTGCGCTTCCACCAGAACAGTCTGGTCATCAGCAGTGTGGACATCCAGTCAGTGGAGCCGGTGGACCAGAGGACCAGAGACTCCCTGCAGAAGAGTGTCCAGCTGGCCATCGAGATCACCACCAACTCCCAGGAGGCTGCCGCACG ccATGAGGCAGAGCGTCTCGAGCAGGAGGCACGTGGTCGTCTGGAGAGGCAGAGGATCACAGACCAGGCGGAGGCAGAGAAGACCAGGAAAGAGCTGTTGGAGCTGGAGGCCCTCAG TGCGGCGGTGGAGAGTACAGGGGCAGCCAAGGCAGAGGCCCAGGCCAGAGCAGAGGCAGCCTGTATCCAGGGAGAGGCAGCAGTCAACGAGGCTAAACTGAAGGCTGAGGCCCAGAGGATTGAGGCT gagggCGAGCTGAACCGTCTGTCCAAGGCGAGGGAGCAAGAGCTAAACTATAAGTCAGAGATGGATCGTTTGGAAGTGGAGAAACAGCAGAAGCTGGCTGAGATAGAGAGCAACCGCTTTAAACAGCTGGTGGACAGTATCGGCGCCGACACCCTGCAGGAGATGGCCAGAGCCGGCCCCGAGCTACAG gTCAAGCTGCTCCAGTCTCTGGGTTTGAAGTCCACCCTGATCACAGACGGCTCTTCTCCCATCAACCTCTTCAGCACGGCCAACGGCCTTCTGGGAGCTTTATCTCAGAGCCCGGGCcagtga
- the LOC109893134 gene encoding major vault protein isoform X3, translating to MLTWRSGSPRTLSPSTPNMTALQIVYPDTALRLQALLDFEDAGGEKRVAGDEWLFEGPGTYIPRKEVAVLETIKATVIRENQAIRLRARKEGVDRGGVRRVTGEEWQVRKVGAYLPGAHEEVLDIVNAFILTDKKALHVRATRPFRDAGGRDRRTGEEWLVTMAEREAHIPSVAEEVVGVVNVTTLSSRQYCVILDPVGPDGKPQLGQKRVVKGERSFFLQPGEHLEEGIQDVYILSEEEGLVLRAVEAFNDTQEQEEEEDEGEEERAKLSRRGGVQRRPGDRWMLRGPIEYVPPAAVEVMLRRQAIPLDENEGLYVRDIKTGKVRAVIGHTYMLTQDEELWAKNLPQNVETLLTSTKDPLADRSDRRKEVEMPARDKTEVVSYRVPHNAAVQVYDYREKKARVVFGPEMVMLGPDEQFTVLSLSGDKPKRTNVIKAVCLLLGPDFFTDIITIETADHARLQLQLSYNWHFDLKSPADPSQAAALFSVPDFVGDACKAIASRVRGAVASVQFDDFHKNSNRIICSSVFGFDDKLAVRPSLRFHQNSLVISSVDIQSVEPVDQRTRDSLQKSVQLAIEITTNSQEAAARHEAERLEQEARGRLERQRITDQAEAEKTRKELLELEALSAAVESTGAAKAEAQARAEAACIQGEAAVNEAKLKAEAQRIEAEGELNRLSKAREQELNYKSEMDRLEVEKQQKLAEIESNRFKQLVDSIGADTLQEMARAGPELQVKLLQSLGLKSTLITDGSSPINLFSTANGLLGALSQSPGQ from the exons ATGCTGACCTGGAGATCCGGCTCACCCAGGACCCTTTCCCCCTCTACCCCG AACATGACAGCACTGCAGATCGTCTACCCAGACACTGCTCTGCGCCTGCAGGCTTTGCTGGACTTTGAGGACgcgggaggagagaagagggttgCCGGAGATGAGTGGCTGTTTGAAGGGCCAG GGACGTACATCCCCAGGAAGGAGGTGGCGGTGCTGGAAACCATCAAGGCCACGGTGATCAGAGAGAACCAGGCCATCCGCCTCCGAGCGCGCAAGGAGGGCGTGGACAGGGGCGGAGTCCGCAGGGTCACTG gtgaggagTGGCAGGTGAGAAAGGTGGGGGCGTATCTACCAGGGGCTCATGAGGAGGTCCTCGACATCGTCAACGCTTTCATCCTCACTGACAAG AAAGCACTGCACGTGCGAGCAACGCGGCCATTCCGTGACGCCGGGGGGCGGGACCGGCGCACTGGGGAAGAGTGGCTCGTTACCATGGCGGAGCGGGAGGCACACATCCCGTCTGTTGCCGAGGAAGTGGTGGGAGTGGTCAACGTGACCACGCTGAGCAGCCGTCAGTACTGTGTGATCCTGGACCCGGTGGGACCAGACGGTAAACCACAGCTGGGTCAGAAGAGGGTGGTCAAG ggGGAGCGTTCGTTCTTCCTGCAGCCAGGGGAGCACTTAGAGGAGGGCATCCAGGATGTTTACATTCTCTCTGAGGAGGAGGGCCTGGTGCTGAGGGCCGTAGAGGCCTTCAACGATACGCAGGAG caggaggaagaggaggatgagggggaggaggagagggccaaGCTCTCCCGGAGGGGTGGAGTCCAACGTCGCCCCGGTGACCGCTGGATGCTACGCGGACCAATCGAGTACGTCCCCCCGGCTGCCGTGGAGGTTATGCTACGGCGACAGGCCATCCCATTGGACGAGAACGAAGGGCTCTATGTCCGAGACATCAAAACAGGAAAG GTCCGTGCTGTGATTGGCCACACTTACATGCTGACGCAGGACGAGGAGCTGTGGGCGAAGAATCTGCCTCAGAATGTTGAGACCCTCCTGACCTCCACAAAGGATCCCCTGGCTGACCGCTCGGACCGCAGAAAGGAAGTAGAGATGCCGGCCCGGGACAAGACTGAGGTGGTGTCCTACAGGGTTCCCCACAACGCTGCCGTGCAGGTCTACGACTACAGGGAGAAGAAGGCCAG ggTGGTGTTTGGGCCAGAGATGGTAATGTTGGGTCCTGATGAGCAGTTTACCGTGCTTTCCCTGTCGGGGGACAAGCCCAAGAGGACCAATGTCATCAAGGCCGTGTGTCTGCTGCTGGGGCCGGACTTCTTCACTGACATCATCACCATAGAGACGGCCGACCACGCACGCCTGCAGCTGCAGCTCAGCTACAACTG gcACTTTGACCTGAAGTCTCCCGCGGACCCGTCCCAGGCTGCGGCTCTGTTCTCGGTACCAGACTTTGTGGGTGATGCCTGTAAAGCCATCGCCTCCCGCGTCAGGGGAGCAGTCGCCTCCGTGCAGTTTGACGACTTTCACAAG AACTCCAACCGGATCATCTGCTCCTCTGTGTTTGGCTTTGATGACAAGCTGGCAGTGCGTCCCAGCCTGCGCTTCCACCAGAACAGTCTGGTCATCAGCAGTGTGGACATCCAGTCAGTGGAGCCGGTGGACCAGAGGACCAGAGACTCCCTGCAGAAGAGTGTCCAGCTGGCCATCGAGATCACCACCAACTCCCAGGAGGCTGCCGCACG ccATGAGGCAGAGCGTCTCGAGCAGGAGGCACGTGGTCGTCTGGAGAGGCAGAGGATCACAGACCAGGCGGAGGCAGAGAAGACCAGGAAAGAGCTGTTGGAGCTGGAGGCCCTCAG TGCGGCGGTGGAGAGTACAGGGGCAGCCAAGGCAGAGGCCCAGGCCAGAGCAGAGGCAGCCTGTATCCAGGGAGAGGCAGCAGTCAACGAGGCTAAACTGAAGGCTGAGGCCCAGAGGATTGAGGCT gagggCGAGCTGAACCGTCTGTCCAAGGCGAGGGAGCAAGAGCTAAACTATAAGTCAGAGATGGATCGTTTGGAAGTGGAGAAACAGCAGAAGCTGGCTGAGATAGAGAGCAACCGCTTTAAACAGCTGGTGGACAGTATCGGCGCCGACACCCTGCAGGAGATGGCCAGAGCCGGCCCCGAGCTACAG gTCAAGCTGCTCCAGTCTCTGGGTTTGAAGTCCACCCTGATCACAGACGGCTCTTCTCCCATCAACCTCTTCAGCACGGCCAACGGCCTTCTGGGAGCTTTATCTCAGAGCCCGGGCcagtga